A genome region from Arthrobacter sp. SLBN-100 includes the following:
- the nrdF gene encoding class 1b ribonucleoside-diphosphate reductase subunit beta — MTEKVKLLSHVEAINWNRIQDDKDVEVWNRLVNNFWLPEKVPLSNDVQSWNTLTHDEQQLTMRVFTGLTLLDTIQGTVGAVSLIPDALTPHEEAVYTNIAFMESVHAKSYSSIFSTLASTKEIDEAFRWSTENANLQKKAQIVMDYYQGDDPLKRKVASTLLESFLFYSGFYLPMYWSSRAKLTNTADLIRLIIRDEAVHGYYIGYKFQKGLEGLSEERKQEIKDYTFELLFELYENEVQYTHDLYDSVGLAEDVKKFLHYNANKALMNLGYEAMFPASVTDVNPAILSALSPNADENHDFFSGSGSSYVIGKAVNTEDEDWDF; from the coding sequence ATGACCGAGAAGGTCAAGCTGCTTAGCCACGTTGAGGCCATCAACTGGAACCGGATCCAAGACGACAAGGACGTCGAGGTCTGGAACCGTCTGGTCAACAATTTCTGGCTGCCGGAGAAGGTTCCGCTGTCGAATGACGTCCAGTCCTGGAACACACTCACGCACGACGAGCAGCAGCTCACCATGCGCGTGTTCACCGGTCTGACCCTGCTGGACACCATCCAGGGCACGGTCGGCGCTGTCTCCCTGATCCCGGATGCGCTGACTCCGCATGAAGAAGCCGTGTACACCAACATCGCCTTCATGGAGTCCGTGCACGCCAAGAGCTACTCCTCCATTTTCTCCACGCTGGCCTCCACCAAGGAGATCGACGAGGCGTTCCGTTGGTCCACCGAGAACGCGAACCTTCAGAAGAAGGCGCAGATCGTCATGGATTACTACCAGGGCGATGATCCCCTGAAGCGCAAGGTGGCCTCTACGCTGCTGGAGAGCTTCCTGTTCTACTCGGGCTTCTACCTGCCCATGTACTGGTCCTCGCGTGCCAAGCTGACGAACACGGCTGACCTGATCCGCCTGATCATCCGCGACGAGGCCGTGCACGGCTACTACATCGGCTACAAGTTCCAGAAGGGCTTGGAAGGCCTGTCCGAGGAGCGCAAGCAGGAGATCAAGGACTACACGTTCGAGCTGCTCTTCGAGCTGTACGAGAACGAAGTCCAGTACACGCATGACCTCTATGACTCCGTCGGCCTGGCCGAGGACGTCAAGAAGTTCCTGCACTACAACGCCAACAAGGCCCTCATGAACCTGGGCTACGAGGCGATGTTCCCGGCTTCGGTCACCGACGTGAACCCGGCCATCCTCTCGGCCCTGTCACCGAACGCCGACGAGAACCATGACTTCTTTTCGGGTTCCGGTTCCTCCTACGTCATCGGCAAGGCCGTCAACACCGAAGACGAGGACTGGGACTTCTAG
- a CDS encoding type II toxin-antitoxin system Phd/YefM family antitoxin, which produces MSTINITDARSHLPELIEKAESEPVFIERRGHRAAVLVSPERYEQMLDALEEVEDIAAFDAAMAEEGENIPWVQVKADLGWA; this is translated from the coding sequence ATGTCGACCATCAATATCACTGACGCGCGATCACACTTGCCAGAGCTCATCGAAAAGGCCGAGTCGGAGCCGGTATTCATTGAGCGTCGCGGACATCGGGCAGCAGTTCTAGTATCGCCAGAGCGATATGAGCAGATGCTTGATGCTTTGGAAGAAGTCGAGGACATTGCGGCATTCGATGCAGCAATGGCGGAAGAAGGCGAGAACATTCCCTGGGTACAAGTGAAGGCGGATCTGGGCTGGGCATGA
- the nrdH gene encoding glutaredoxin-like protein NrdH — translation MTVTVYTKPACVQCNATYRALDKKGIAYQSVDISQDAEALERLKALGYMQAPVVVTDQDHWSGFRPDKIEELALSAVSSVA, via the coding sequence ATGACCGTAACGGTTTACACTAAGCCTGCTTGTGTTCAGTGCAACGCCACCTACCGGGCTCTCGACAAAAAGGGCATCGCGTACCAGAGCGTTGACATCTCCCAGGACGCCGAAGCCCTCGAGCGCTTGAAGGCACTGGGTTACATGCAGGCCCCCGTTGTGGTCACGGACCAGGACCACTGGTCAGGCTTCCGCCCGGACAAGATCGAGGAACTGGCGCTCTCCGCTGTTTCCTCCGTGGCCTAA
- a CDS encoding NADP-dependent oxidoreductase codes for MKAVQFAEYGGPEVLKVVDVEEPHAGPGQIRVAVRAAGVNAFDWQFRRGALAAFMRVELPTGVGLDASGIVDEVGDGVKGTAVGDEVFGSIPINPAGTWTAAAAQYAVLAEWVKKPESLSFEEAAGYPMSTEAARRALNVLPLESGQTLLINGAAGGVGLAAVQFALASEATVIGTASEGHHQYLRALGAIPTTYGAGLVDRVRELAPNGVDVAFDAVGFGVLPELIELTGSAGKVITIADNRASEYGARFSGGVGPDRAPEARAEAAALFEQGNFRLPVAETFSLDNVAAAHAKSEQGHVLGKFIVTL; via the coding sequence ATGAAGGCTGTTCAATTTGCCGAGTACGGAGGGCCGGAAGTCCTCAAGGTCGTCGACGTGGAGGAACCGCACGCCGGGCCGGGTCAGATCCGCGTGGCCGTTCGAGCGGCCGGCGTGAATGCCTTCGACTGGCAGTTCCGACGTGGGGCACTGGCAGCCTTCATGCGGGTCGAGTTACCTACGGGGGTAGGGCTTGATGCCTCCGGCATCGTTGACGAGGTCGGCGACGGCGTGAAGGGGACCGCTGTCGGAGACGAGGTTTTCGGCAGCATCCCCATAAATCCCGCAGGCACCTGGACGGCGGCGGCGGCCCAATATGCGGTGCTCGCTGAGTGGGTGAAGAAGCCGGAGAGTCTCTCGTTCGAGGAGGCTGCCGGGTACCCGATGTCGACCGAAGCGGCACGCCGGGCGCTGAACGTGTTGCCCCTGGAATCCGGTCAGACTCTTCTCATCAATGGGGCCGCAGGCGGCGTGGGCCTGGCCGCCGTCCAATTCGCCCTCGCCAGCGAAGCCACCGTGATCGGCACCGCCAGTGAAGGGCATCACCAGTATCTGCGCGCCCTTGGTGCGATCCCAACGACGTATGGCGCCGGCTTGGTCGATCGTGTGCGGGAGCTTGCCCCGAACGGCGTTGATGTCGCTTTCGACGCGGTGGGCTTCGGGGTCCTGCCGGAGCTTATTGAGCTCACGGGCAGTGCGGGGAAGGTAATTACGATAGCCGACAACCGGGCCTCCGAGTATGGTGCGCGGTTTTCCGGCGGCGTGGGCCCGGACCGTGCGCCGGAAGCACGCGCCGAAGCGGCGGCGCTGTTCGAGCAGGGAAACTTCCGGCTGCCGGTCGCGGAAACCTTTTCCTTGGACAATGTCGCGGCCGCGCACGCGAAAAGCGAGCAAGGCCACGTGCTCGGAAAGTTCATCGTGACCTTGTAG
- a CDS encoding type I restriction endonuclease yields the protein MQGDYKRRFDVVLYCNGMPVSIIELKKAGSAHADLPGAHAQLQTYLREFPTAFRFWSSRSPPTESRPSTEHPSPPLTTSHPGM from the coding sequence ATGCAGGGCGACTACAAACGGCGCTTCGACGTCGTGCTCTACTGCAACGGCATGCCCGTCAGCATCATTGAACTCAAGAAAGCCGGCAGCGCCCACGCCGACCTCCCCGGCGCCCATGCCCAGCTCCAGACCTACCTCCGCGAATTCCCCACGGCGTTCCGCTTCTGGTCTTCACGCTCACCACCGACGGAATCCAGGCCAAGTACGGAACACCCTTCACCCCCTTTAACCACTTCTCACCCTGGGATGTAG
- the nrdI gene encoding class Ib ribonucleoside-diphosphate reductase assembly flavoprotein NrdI has translation MDPGTPVPAVVTGSQLIYFSSASENTSRFVLKLGREVARIPLLPKDAPLLATRPFVLVVPTYGGTGGEGSVPKQVIRFLNNPQNRQLIRGVIGAGNTNFGDNYCMAGDIIAAKCGVPHLYRFELMGTPDDVTRVNNGLDMFWTRLSQTQK, from the coding sequence GTGGACCCAGGGACGCCGGTTCCTGCGGTTGTCACCGGCAGTCAACTTATCTATTTTTCCTCGGCATCCGAGAACACCAGCCGCTTCGTCTTGAAGCTTGGCCGTGAGGTGGCCCGGATTCCGCTGCTCCCGAAGGATGCACCCCTCCTTGCCACCCGGCCGTTTGTGCTGGTGGTGCCAACGTATGGCGGCACCGGGGGAGAGGGGTCCGTTCCGAAGCAGGTCATCCGGTTCCTGAACAACCCGCAGAACAGGCAGCTGATCCGCGGAGTCATCGGAGCCGGCAACACAAACTTCGGGGACAACTACTGCATGGCGGGGGACATCATCGCCGCCAAGTGCGGAGTACCGCACCTCTACCGCTTCGAATTAATGGGCACGCCGGACGACGTGACCCGTGTCAACAATGGATTGGACATGTTTTGGACACGACTGTCGCAGACACAGAAGTAA
- a CDS encoding TspO/MBR family protein has protein sequence MKPMTLACTAAATVATAAAGSAATDPDSGWYRRLRKPDWQPPAIAFPVVWTALYADLAVSSAVALDSAAALDKAAATDKAATDGAATGTRNHSREVRSYRGALAANLVLNATWSWLFWRSRRPWLAAAEAALLAVSSADLVRRTHRLSPGAGVSLAPYAAWCGFATALSTAIAGINPGKGNRRQ, from the coding sequence ATGAAACCGATGACACTGGCGTGCACTGCGGCTGCGACCGTTGCCACCGCAGCAGCCGGCTCGGCGGCGACGGATCCGGACAGCGGCTGGTACCGGCGGCTTCGCAAGCCGGACTGGCAGCCGCCCGCGATTGCCTTTCCCGTCGTGTGGACGGCACTTTACGCGGACCTCGCAGTGAGTTCCGCCGTGGCCCTGGACAGTGCCGCTGCGCTGGACAAAGCGGCAGCTACTGACAAAGCGGCTACGGACGGTGCGGCCACGGGCACCAGGAACCACAGCCGGGAAGTCCGCTCCTATCGAGGCGCGCTGGCCGCAAACCTCGTCCTCAATGCAACGTGGAGCTGGCTCTTCTGGCGTTCCCGCCGCCCGTGGCTCGCCGCGGCGGAGGCGGCCCTGCTCGCGGTAAGCAGTGCCGACCTGGTGCGGCGAACGCACCGCCTGAGCCCCGGCGCCGGCGTCTCCCTCGCCCCGTACGCCGCCTGGTGCGGTTTCGCCACCGCTTTGTCCACGGCGATTGCTGGGATCAATCCCGGAAAAGGCAACCGCCGACAGTAA
- a CDS encoding DUF262 domain-containing protein, whose product MAIDREKGVRVVTVGELLDEGLTIPSYQRPYSWEPATALQLFDDIRNAFRPENVAPNASPDAEQAPEPSYVLGAVILHRDNEDVQTHVVDGQQRLLTLTMLLDLLDEASEFPTEVLPIEHEDQAAPVVRVRTELARRVRHMEEPIHAFADFVRNNCEIIRVETDDTDEAFRVFDSQNYRGKPLLPHDLLKAYHLREMSDESDAMREALVEGWQNVPDAELDRLFSTYLWRIKRWTRGLSAPTFSTRYIDSFKGLTPKSASTPAARYHLAAQTAVPMLAAWVERSDEANRMTNRTRFQIDAPVVAGRSFFEMVAFMLAELRRLREEGFDEQDGNEGKEKSWGHFASTDDDFRELPSRARYRYVSELYLAALLYYTNKFGDVDIREAKSRLFTWAYTLRTSYQRLQLVTVNNHASSLDHNASAFVLLRSAETSTELRRLRLEVKGRDDIPKHEQDLMRLLDRLAG is encoded by the coding sequence GTGGCTATTGATCGCGAGAAGGGCGTCAGAGTTGTCACCGTTGGTGAGCTGTTAGATGAAGGACTGACGATCCCGTCCTATCAAAGGCCCTACAGCTGGGAGCCTGCCACTGCGCTCCAACTTTTCGACGACATCCGAAATGCATTTAGGCCAGAGAACGTTGCGCCGAACGCCTCACCAGATGCGGAGCAGGCTCCAGAGCCTTCGTATGTGCTCGGCGCCGTCATCCTCCACCGGGACAACGAGGATGTCCAAACCCATGTCGTCGACGGCCAGCAGCGTCTCTTGACGCTCACCATGCTGTTAGATCTACTCGACGAAGCGAGCGAGTTCCCCACCGAAGTCCTGCCGATAGAGCACGAGGACCAGGCCGCGCCCGTAGTTCGGGTCCGTACGGAGCTGGCCCGTCGGGTTAGACACATGGAGGAGCCGATTCATGCATTCGCTGACTTCGTCCGCAACAACTGCGAGATCATCCGTGTGGAGACGGACGACACCGACGAAGCTTTCCGGGTCTTCGACTCGCAGAACTATCGGGGCAAACCCCTGCTGCCACACGATTTGCTGAAGGCATACCATCTGCGCGAGATGAGCGACGAGTCTGACGCTATGCGAGAAGCCCTCGTCGAAGGTTGGCAGAATGTCCCCGATGCAGAGCTCGACCGGCTCTTCTCAACGTACCTTTGGCGTATCAAGCGGTGGACGCGTGGACTTTCCGCACCAACTTTCTCAACGCGATACATCGACTCCTTCAAGGGCTTGACACCCAAATCGGCAAGCACGCCCGCCGCGCGCTACCACCTCGCTGCTCAAACCGCCGTGCCTATGCTCGCGGCCTGGGTTGAGCGCTCCGATGAAGCGAACCGGATGACCAACCGAACGCGCTTCCAAATCGACGCACCCGTGGTCGCAGGACGGTCCTTCTTCGAGATGGTTGCGTTCATGTTGGCAGAATTACGAAGACTCCGCGAAGAGGGCTTCGATGAACAGGACGGGAACGAGGGCAAGGAAAAGTCTTGGGGCCACTTCGCCTCCACGGACGACGACTTTCGCGAGCTCCCATCGCGAGCAAGGTATCGATACGTTTCCGAGCTTTATCTGGCAGCACTGCTCTACTACACAAACAAATTCGGCGACGTCGACATTCGCGAGGCAAAGAGCCGGTTGTTCACGTGGGCCTATACCCTCCGGACGAGCTACCAGCGGCTTCAGCTAGTCACCGTGAACAACCACGCCAGTTCTTTAGACCACAATGCATCGGCTTTCGTTCTTCTTCGGAGTGCTGAGACCTCAACCGAACTTCGGCGGTTACGCCTCGAGGTCAAAGGACGAGACGACATCCCAAAGCATGAGCAGGATTTGATGCGCCTCTTGGATAGGTTGGCCGGTTGA
- a CDS encoding PDDEXK nuclease domain-containing protein, with protein MSTPASFESTPAASSMPDWYPELLASVSGEVYSGRSRAVSAASHEMLVSYWAVGNELMKRESEEGWGSRVVTRLSADLRSSFPEARGFSPRNLRYMKAFAEAWPDFPMLQAPLATLPWYHQIALLEKLSGREARLWYATAAIENGWSRNVLAHQIETKLQERSGKAINNFKRTLPPSDSDLAQQSFNDPYVFDFVSMTGKRDERELEGQLIVHVEKFLLELGQGFAFVGRQVRLTIGDDEFFVDLLFYNFKLRCFVVVELKATAFKPEYLGQINMYMSAVDDLLAHAQDQPTIGLLLCKTKNNVVAEYSLRGFAKPIGIAEWESEIVKSMPEEFISTLPSISELEAELSQDLSSEDPVNQGESPCQHQQ; from the coding sequence ATGTCCACACCAGCGTCATTCGAATCAACGCCCGCAGCGTCCAGCATGCCGGACTGGTACCCGGAGTTGCTGGCTTCTGTATCCGGCGAAGTCTATTCAGGGCGTTCCAGGGCAGTATCGGCGGCCAGCCACGAGATGCTGGTGTCCTACTGGGCCGTCGGCAACGAACTGATGAAGCGCGAGTCCGAGGAAGGCTGGGGAAGCAGAGTAGTTACGCGGCTGTCAGCGGACCTTCGCTCGTCATTTCCTGAGGCCAGGGGTTTCTCGCCTCGAAACCTCCGCTATATGAAGGCGTTTGCTGAGGCATGGCCGGACTTCCCAATGTTGCAAGCTCCGCTTGCAACATTGCCCTGGTACCACCAGATCGCCTTGCTGGAGAAGCTCAGCGGGCGGGAAGCCCGTCTCTGGTACGCAACTGCCGCGATCGAGAACGGCTGGTCACGGAACGTACTCGCCCATCAGATCGAGACGAAGCTCCAGGAACGTTCCGGCAAGGCGATCAACAACTTCAAAAGGACCCTGCCGCCGTCGGACTCGGACCTTGCCCAGCAATCATTCAATGACCCTTACGTCTTTGACTTCGTGTCCATGACGGGCAAGCGGGATGAGCGTGAGCTCGAGGGGCAACTGATCGTGCACGTCGAAAAGTTCCTCTTGGAACTCGGCCAGGGATTCGCCTTCGTGGGCCGGCAAGTGCGCTTGACCATTGGCGATGACGAGTTCTTCGTGGACCTGCTGTTCTACAACTTCAAGCTGCGCTGCTTCGTGGTGGTCGAGCTAAAGGCCACTGCCTTCAAGCCGGAGTACCTTGGCCAAATCAACATGTACATGTCCGCCGTCGACGATCTCCTGGCGCACGCACAGGACCAGCCGACCATAGGCCTGCTCCTCTGCAAGACCAAAAACAATGTCGTGGCCGAGTATTCGCTGCGTGGCTTCGCCAAACCCATCGGCATAGCCGAGTGGGAGTCGGAGATCGTGAAGTCCATGCCGGAGGAGTTCATCTCCACGCTTCCAAGTATCAGCGAACTCGAAGCCGAACTTTCACAGGACTTATCATCAGAAGATCCGGTCAACCAGGGGGAATCACCGTGTCAGCACCAGCAGTAG
- a CDS encoding DUF262 domain-containing protein, with product MIEKLAANLFTVGELFDEVKTHYEIPIYQRSYAWGVEQIEQLIDDVWAAAQAEADDYFLGNLIVARKPPGLRRDGVTFEVVDGQQRLTTLLMLLTHLGVAPKAQLTYQSRRNATQALTRLMTSDDDEGAGIQLGFQVIKSRMAKFRTPEERDTFQRFLEDNVQLVRAILPVQTDLNKYFEIMNTRGQQLEQVDIIKARLMSYLRNEAGEVEDDRACLAWVWDACAEMNSYIQMALTPNNTDLRDEIFSPRWDRLTVSTFDDLVLKSPQVHARSGVSRSAGVSMGEALRLYARTPAEPTEEDSESRRFESPIKFPTLLLHALKVLRETDGEDDVDGHLDDGKLIKLFESDFKPLSETQRSDRVKGFIEVLLRCKFVLDNYVLKREFTATNADDGAWSLKRLTRGESASQRGKRTTVNARFPNAFSPDRAEREDTPVDDATRDVLLLQSMFRVTYTSPRTMQWITRILREPIIGLTQQDAAQSILAVLRTHARQKVQQAFFVGSQPAGFNIERIVFTYLDYLLATEGAGPASPADPNFTFVYRNSVEHFFPQYANRDDNGWDLVTPDDKELHMFGNLALVSVSTNSKFSNNLPPYKANKTEIVKQSTKLQLMSDMVKSGTTWDKTAIRRHDRAMVNVLREDLREAGYDVDIHFAGP from the coding sequence ATGATCGAAAAATTAGCAGCGAATTTGTTTACGGTCGGCGAGCTCTTTGATGAGGTGAAAACGCACTACGAAATTCCAATTTATCAGCGCAGCTACGCCTGGGGCGTTGAGCAGATCGAGCAACTCATTGATGACGTGTGGGCGGCAGCACAGGCGGAAGCTGACGATTACTTCTTAGGTAATTTGATAGTGGCCCGGAAGCCTCCCGGCCTCAGGAGGGATGGCGTGACCTTCGAGGTCGTTGATGGTCAGCAACGACTGACAACCCTGTTGATGCTATTGACGCACCTCGGAGTCGCACCGAAGGCGCAACTCACGTATCAATCTCGGAGGAACGCGACCCAAGCGCTGACGCGCCTCATGACTTCGGACGATGACGAAGGTGCCGGCATCCAGCTGGGATTTCAGGTGATCAAGTCGCGCATGGCGAAGTTCAGGACCCCCGAAGAACGAGACACTTTTCAGAGATTCCTAGAGGATAACGTGCAGCTCGTGCGAGCGATTCTCCCTGTACAGACCGACTTGAATAAGTACTTCGAGATCATGAACACCCGTGGCCAGCAGCTGGAGCAGGTCGACATTATCAAGGCGCGACTAATGAGTTACCTGCGCAACGAGGCGGGGGAGGTCGAGGACGATAGGGCTTGCCTCGCGTGGGTCTGGGACGCCTGCGCTGAGATGAACTCGTACATCCAAATGGCGCTGACTCCAAACAACACCGACTTGCGAGACGAAATATTTAGCCCGAGATGGGACCGCCTTACGGTTTCGACATTCGATGACCTGGTCCTCAAAAGTCCGCAGGTTCACGCCCGGAGCGGCGTGAGCCGGAGTGCGGGCGTGAGCATGGGCGAAGCGCTCCGGCTCTACGCCAGAACCCCTGCGGAGCCAACCGAGGAAGACTCCGAAAGTCGCCGGTTCGAGTCGCCCATCAAGTTCCCAACTCTGCTCCTTCACGCGCTAAAAGTTCTGAGGGAGACGGACGGCGAGGACGACGTCGATGGCCACCTCGACGACGGCAAGTTGATCAAGCTTTTCGAAAGCGATTTCAAACCTCTCTCCGAGACTCAGCGGTCGGACCGGGTCAAGGGGTTCATCGAGGTTCTCCTGCGATGCAAGTTCGTGCTCGACAATTACGTTCTCAAGCGTGAGTTCACGGCAACCAACGCTGACGACGGCGCCTGGTCTCTTAAACGCCTGACCCGGGGAGAGTCAGCCTCTCAACGAGGCAAACGCACTACGGTCAATGCGCGCTTTCCGAACGCCTTCTCGCCCGACAGAGCGGAGAGGGAAGACACCCCCGTTGACGATGCGACACGCGACGTGCTGCTGCTCCAATCAATGTTCCGAGTCACCTACACCTCCCCGCGGACAATGCAGTGGATCACGAGAATCCTACGCGAACCGATCATCGGCCTGACGCAGCAGGACGCTGCTCAATCGATCCTCGCCGTCTTAAGGACACACGCGCGCCAGAAGGTGCAGCAAGCATTCTTTGTCGGGTCCCAGCCAGCCGGGTTCAATATTGAGCGAATCGTGTTCACCTACCTTGACTACCTCTTGGCAACGGAGGGTGCCGGTCCCGCCTCCCCGGCCGACCCCAACTTCACTTTCGTGTACCGGAACTCCGTGGAGCACTTCTTCCCTCAGTACGCAAATCGAGACGATAACGGCTGGGACCTGGTGACGCCTGATGATAAGGAGCTCCACATGTTCGGAAACCTCGCGCTAGTGAGTGTCAGCACGAACTCCAAATTCAGCAACAACTTGCCCCCGTACAAGGCGAACAAGACAGAGATCGTCAAGCAGAGCACCAAACTTCAACTCATGTCGGACATGGTCAAGAGCGGAACCACATGGGACAAGACGGCAATTCGCCGTCACGACCGGGCAATGGTGAACGTGCTCCGCGAGGATCTACGAGAGGCTGGCTACGATGTTGACATCCACTTTGCGGGTCCTTGA
- a CDS encoding type II toxin-antitoxin system RelE family toxin, giving the protein MSPYRIELRPAAIRALKKIHPEDKERVQGAIALLGQDPRPPKAIALSGRPGYRVRVGNYRIIYTIQDDVLLVVVVNLGHRRDIYQK; this is encoded by the coding sequence ATGAGTCCCTACCGGATTGAGCTAAGACCTGCGGCCATCCGCGCACTTAAGAAAATTCATCCCGAGGACAAAGAACGCGTTCAAGGTGCTATCGCGCTCCTCGGCCAAGACCCACGGCCGCCCAAAGCAATTGCCTTGAGCGGCCGCCCAGGTTATCGGGTCCGTGTGGGTAACTATCGGATCATCTACACCATCCAGGACGACGTGCTCTTGGTAGTAGTCGTCAACCTAGGACATCGTCGGGACATTTACCAGAAGTGA
- the nrdE gene encoding class 1b ribonucleoside-diphosphate reductase subunit alpha, which translates to MPAAYKGLGYHELNAMLNLYGPSGEIQFEADREAAHQYFLQHVNNNTVFFHDLEEKLEYLVKNDYYERETLDQYTMNFIRDLFNRAYKKKFRFETFLGAFKFYTSYTLKTFDGKRFLERYEDRVCMVALHLARGNEQLALQMVDEIIEGRFQPATPTFLNAGKKQRGELVSCFLLRIEDNMESIGRSINSALQLSKRGGGVAFALTNIREVGAPIKQIENQSSGVIPVMKLLEDSFSYANQLGARQGAGAVYLHAHHPDIYRFLDTKRENADEKIRIKTLSLGVVIPDITFELAKRDEDMYLFSPYDVERVYGMPFSDVSVTEKYYEMVDDSRIKKTKIKAREFFQTLAEIQFESGYPYIMFEDTVNRANPIDGKIIMSNLCSEILQVSQPTTYNDDLSYADTGKDISCNLGSLNIAKAMDSPDFGLTVETAIRSLSAVSDMSNITSVPSIAKGNDQSHAIGLGQMNLHGYLARERVHYGSEEGLDFTNIYFYSVVYHAVRASNLLAIETGQTFGGFEKSKYASGEFFDKYTEQEWVPQTEKVAELFKNVHIPTQADWLALKASVMEHGIYNQNLQAVPPTGSISYINNSTSSIHPVASKIEIRKEGKLGRVYYPAPYLTNDNLEYYQDAYEIGYEKVIDTYAAATQHVDQGLSLTLFFKDTATTRDINKAQIYAWKKGIKTIYYIRLRQLALEGTEVEGCVSCAL; encoded by the coding sequence ATGCCCGCCGCCTACAAGGGCCTTGGGTATCACGAGCTGAATGCGATGCTGAACCTGTATGGTCCCAGCGGCGAGATCCAGTTCGAGGCGGACCGGGAGGCCGCCCACCAGTACTTCCTGCAGCACGTGAACAACAACACCGTGTTCTTCCATGACCTGGAGGAGAAGCTCGAGTACCTGGTCAAGAACGACTACTACGAGCGCGAAACCCTCGACCAGTACACGATGAACTTCATCCGTGACCTGTTCAACCGCGCGTACAAAAAGAAGTTCCGCTTCGAGACTTTCCTGGGCGCTTTCAAGTTCTACACCTCGTACACACTGAAGACGTTTGACGGCAAGCGTTTCCTGGAGCGCTACGAGGACCGGGTCTGCATGGTGGCCCTGCACCTGGCCCGCGGCAACGAGCAGCTCGCCCTGCAGATGGTGGACGAGATCATCGAGGGCCGCTTCCAGCCGGCCACCCCCACGTTCCTGAACGCCGGCAAGAAGCAGCGCGGCGAACTGGTTTCCTGCTTCCTGCTGCGCATCGAAGACAATATGGAGTCGATCGGCCGCTCCATCAACTCCGCGCTGCAGCTCTCCAAGCGCGGCGGCGGTGTGGCGTTCGCCCTGACCAACATCCGCGAAGTCGGCGCGCCGATCAAGCAGATCGAGAACCAGTCCTCCGGCGTGATCCCCGTGATGAAGCTCCTCGAAGACAGCTTCTCCTACGCCAACCAGCTTGGTGCCCGCCAAGGTGCCGGTGCCGTGTACCTGCACGCCCACCACCCGGACATCTACCGCTTCCTGGACACCAAGCGCGAGAACGCGGACGAGAAGATCCGCATCAAGACCCTCTCCCTTGGCGTTGTCATCCCGGACATCACGTTCGAGCTGGCCAAGAGGGACGAGGACATGTACCTGTTCTCGCCGTACGACGTGGAACGCGTCTACGGCATGCCGTTCTCCGACGTCTCGGTCACCGAAAAGTACTACGAGATGGTGGACGATTCCCGGATCAAGAAGACCAAGATCAAGGCGCGCGAGTTCTTCCAGACCCTTGCCGAGATCCAGTTCGAGTCCGGCTACCCGTACATCATGTTCGAGGACACCGTGAACCGGGCAAACCCGATTGACGGCAAGATCATCATGTCCAACCTGTGCTCGGAGATCCTCCAGGTTTCCCAGCCCACCACGTACAACGATGACTTGTCTTACGCGGACACCGGCAAGGACATTTCCTGCAACCTGGGCTCGCTGAACATTGCCAAGGCCATGGACTCGCCTGACTTTGGCCTGACAGTTGAGACAGCCATCCGGTCCCTCTCGGCAGTCTCGGACATGTCCAACATCACCTCGGTGCCGTCCATCGCCAAGGGCAACGACCAGAGCCACGCCATCGGCCTGGGCCAGATGAACCTGCACGGCTACCTGGCCCGCGAGCGGGTCCACTACGGTTCCGAAGAAGGCCTGGACTTCACCAACATCTACTTCTACTCCGTGGTGTACCACGCTGTCCGTGCGTCCAACCTGCTGGCCATCGAGACCGGCCAGACCTTCGGCGGCTTCGAGAAGTCCAAGTACGCTTCCGGCGAGTTCTTCGACAAGTACACGGAGCAGGAATGGGTTCCGCAGACTGAGAAGGTTGCGGAGCTCTTCAAGAATGTGCACATCCCCACGCAGGCTGACTGGCTGGCGCTGAAGGCTTCCGTTATGGAGCACGGCATCTACAACCAGAACCTGCAGGCTGTGCCGCCCACGGGATCCATCTCCTACATCAACAACTCCACCTCCTCGATCCACCCCGTGGCGTCCAAGATTGAGATCCGCAAGGAAGGCAAGCTGGGGCGCGTGTATTACCCGGCGCCGTACCTGACCAACGACAACCTGGAGTACTACCAGGACGCGTACGAGATCGGCTACGAGAAGGTCATCGACACCTACGCGGCCGCCACGCAGCACGTGGACCAGGGCCTGTCCCTGACGCTGTTCTTCAAGGACACCGCCACTACACGCGACATCAACAAGGCCCAGATCTACGCCTGGAAAAAGGGCATCAAGACCATCTACTACATCCGTCTCCGCCAGCTCGCGCTGGAAGGGACTGAGGTGGAGGGCTGCGTCAGCTGCGCACTTTAG